A part of Bacillus solimangrovi genomic DNA contains:
- the rpsK gene encoding 30S ribosomal protein S11: MARKKTNTRKRRVKKNIETGIAHIRSTFNNTIVMITDVHGNAVSWSSAGALGFRGSRKSTPFAAQMAAEAAAKTAMEHGMKSLEVTVKGPGAGREAAIRALQSAGLEVTAIVDVTPVPHNGCRPPKRRRV, encoded by the coding sequence ATGGCTCGCAAGAAAACTAATACACGTAAACGTCGTGTGAAAAAGAATATTGAGACTGGTATTGCGCATATCCGCTCAACATTTAACAATACAATCGTAATGATCACTGATGTACACGGTAACGCTGTATCTTGGTCTAGTGCTGGTGCACTCGGTTTCAGAGGTTCTCGTAAGTCTACTCCATTTGCTGCTCAAATGGCTGCAGAAGCTGCTGCAAAGACAGCTATGGAACATGGAATGAAATCTCTTGAAGTTACTGTTAAAGGTCCTGGTGCAGGTCGTGAAGCTGCAATCCGTGCACTTCAATCAGCTGGTCTTGAAGTTACAGCGATTGTAGATGTTACACCAGTTCCACATAACGGTTGCCGCCCACCAAAACGTCGTCGTGTATAA
- the infA gene encoding translation initiation factor IF-1 encodes MAKDDVIEVEGTIVETLPNAMFKVELENGHTVLAHVSGKIRMHFIRILPGDKVTVELSPYDLTRGRITYRYK; translated from the coding sequence ATGGCGAAAGACGATGTAATTGAAGTTGAAGGAACCATTGTTGAGACATTGCCAAATGCGATGTTCAAGGTAGAACTTGAAAACGGTCATACAGTTTTAGCTCATGTATCAGGTAAAATTCGTATGCACTTTATTCGTATCTTGCCAGGTGATAAAGTCACTGTTGAACTTTCACCATATGACTTGACACGTGGTCGTATCACTTATCGTTATAAATAA
- the rpsM gene encoding 30S ribosomal protein S13, with the protein MARIAGVDIPREKRIVISLTYIYGIGNSTAQKVLAEAGVSEHTRVRDLTEDELNKIRDIVDAYKVEGDLRREISLNIKRLIEIGSYRGIRHRRGLPVRGQNSKNNARTRKGPRRTVANKKK; encoded by the coding sequence ATGGCTCGTATTGCAGGTGTAGATATTCCTCGTGAAAAACGAATCGTTATTTCTTTAACATATATCTATGGTATTGGTAACTCTACTGCACAGAAAGTTCTAGCTGAAGCTGGTGTTTCTGAGCATACACGTGTACGCGATCTTACTGAAGATGAACTTAATAAAATCCGTGATATCGTTGATGCATATAAAGTAGAGGGTGACCTTCGTCGTGAAATCTCATTAAACATCAAACGTCTTATTGAGATTGGTTCTTATCGTGGCATTCGCCATCGTCGCGGACTACCTGTACGTGGACAGAACTCTAAGAACAATGCTCGTACGCGTAAAGGTCCTCGTCGTACAGTAGCAAACAAGAAGAAATAA
- a CDS encoding DNA-directed RNA polymerase subunit alpha, producing MIEIEKPKIETVEISDDATFGKFVVEPLERGYGTTLGNSLRRILLSSLPGAAVTSVKIDGVQHEFSTVDGVVEDVTTIILNLKKLALKIYSDEEKTLEIDIQGEGVVTAADITHDSDVEILNPDLVIATLDKGANFRMRLTAKRGRGYNPADANKSDDQPIGVVPIDSIYTPVTRVTYQVENTRVGQVTNYDKLTLDVWTDGSIRPEEAVSLGAKILTEHLNIFVGLTDEAQKAEIMVEKEEDQKEKVLEMTIEELDLSVRSYNCLKRAGINTVQELANKSEDDMMKVRNLGRKSLEEVKNKLVDLGLGLRKEE from the coding sequence ATGATTGAAATTGAAAAACCGAAAATCGAAACGGTTGAAATCAGCGATGATGCCACATTTGGAAAATTTGTCGTCGAACCGCTTGAGCGTGGATATGGAACAACATTAGGAAACTCCTTACGTCGTATTCTACTATCCTCACTCCCAGGTGCTGCTGTAACATCTGTTAAGATAGACGGCGTTCAACATGAGTTCTCTACAGTTGATGGAGTTGTAGAAGATGTAACGACTATTATCCTGAATCTGAAGAAGTTGGCTTTAAAGATCTACTCTGACGAAGAGAAGACTCTTGAAATCGACATTCAAGGAGAAGGTGTTGTAACAGCTGCTGATATTACGCATGATAGTGATGTAGAAATCCTTAATCCAGATTTGGTTATTGCCACTTTAGATAAAGGTGCTAACTTCCGCATGCGTTTGACTGCTAAGCGTGGACGTGGTTACAATCCAGCAGATGCTAACAAAAGTGATGACCAACCAATCGGAGTAGTTCCGATTGATTCTATTTACACGCCAGTCACTCGAGTTACGTATCAAGTCGAGAATACTCGTGTAGGTCAAGTTACAAACTACGATAAGTTAACCCTTGATGTTTGGACAGACGGTAGTATTCGACCAGAAGAAGCAGTGTCACTTGGAGCTAAAATTCTAACTGAACACTTGAATATCTTTGTTGGTCTCACAGATGAAGCTCAAAAAGCTGAAATCATGGTTGAGAAAGAAGAAGACCAAAAAGAAAAAGTACTTGAAATGACAATTGAAGAGCTTGATTTATCGGTTCGTTCTTATAATTGCTTGAAGCGTGCTGGAATTAACACTGTTCAAGAGCTTGCTAACAAGTCAGAAGATGATATGATGAAAGTCCGTAACTTGGGTCGTAAATCACTTGAGGAAGTGAAGAACAAGTTGGTAGATCTTGGTTTAGGTTTACGTAAGGAAGAATAG
- the map gene encoding type I methionyl aminopeptidase produces the protein MIICKTQRELDIMRHAGKIVALTHQELKKHIKPGVTTKELDVIAEEFIRKHDAIPSFKGYNGFRGSICASVNEELVHGIPGNRVLNDGDIISIDIGAKYNGYHGDSAWTYGVGEISEEAQRLLDVTEESLYKGLAEAKSGERLSNISHAIQSHVEPNNFSIVREYVGHGVGQELHEDPQIPHYGPPNKGPRLKPGMVLAIEPMVNAGERYVKTLADNWTVVTVDGKLCAHFEHTIAITDEGYEILTKA, from the coding sequence ATGATTATTTGTAAAACGCAACGTGAATTAGACATCATGCGTCATGCCGGTAAAATCGTTGCACTTACACACCAAGAACTAAAGAAACACATTAAACCTGGTGTTACAACGAAAGAATTGGATGTAATTGCTGAAGAATTTATTCGCAAACATGATGCAATTCCTTCGTTTAAAGGGTATAATGGTTTCCGCGGAAGCATTTGTGCTTCTGTAAATGAAGAACTTGTTCATGGCATTCCAGGAAATCGTGTACTTAACGATGGAGATATTATTAGTATTGACATCGGTGCTAAGTATAACGGGTATCATGGAGATTCTGCTTGGACTTATGGTGTCGGAGAAATTTCGGAAGAGGCGCAGCGTCTGTTAGATGTAACAGAAGAATCGCTATACAAAGGATTAGCGGAAGCAAAGTCTGGCGAACGTCTTTCGAATATCTCTCATGCAATCCAATCACATGTTGAACCAAACAATTTTTCAATTGTACGCGAGTATGTTGGTCATGGCGTTGGTCAAGAATTGCATGAAGACCCACAAATTCCACATTATGGTCCACCTAATAAAGGACCGCGCTTGAAGCCTGGAATGGTTCTTGCAATTGAACCAATGGTGAATGCAGGTGAACGTTATGTCAAAACACTTGCTGACAACTGGACTGTTGTTACGGTAGATGGTAAGTTATGTGCTCACTTCGAGCACACAATTGCAATTACCGATGAAGGTTATGAAATATTGACAAAAGCCTAA
- a CDS encoding KOW domain-containing RNA-binding protein, producing MNESESSPRIGQLVQVLQGKEIGTYSIVISILDNRFVLIADGDRRKFDRPKKKNVNHLKWFDYISPEVQNSIEETGRVTNGKLRFAVTKFVNEKVTEFEKGEQLDGERRCN from the coding sequence GTGAACGAATCAGAATCGAGCCCTCGAATAGGTCAGCTAGTTCAAGTACTGCAAGGGAAAGAAATTGGCACTTATTCGATAGTTATCAGCATACTCGATAATCGTTTTGTGTTGATTGCAGATGGTGACCGTAGAAAATTCGACCGTCCTAAGAAAAAAAACGTCAATCACCTAAAGTGGTTTGATTACATTTCTCCTGAAGTTCAGAACAGTATCGAAGAAACAGGTCGAGTGACCAACGGTAAACTTAGGTTTGCAGTTACGAAGTTTGTGAATGAAAAAGTTACTGAATTCGAGAAGGGAGAGCAACTTGATGGCGAAAGACGATGTAATTGA
- the rpmJ gene encoding 50S ribosomal protein L36: MKVRPSVKPMCEKCKVIRRKGKVMVICENPKHKQKQG; this comes from the coding sequence ATGAAAGTTAGACCATCAGTAAAACCAATGTGCGAAAAATGTAAGGTTATTCGTCGTAAAGGTAAAGTAATGGTTATTTGTGAAAACCCTAAGCATAAACAAAAACAAGGTTAA
- a CDS encoding adenylate kinase: MNLVLMGLPGAGKGTQAEQIVEKYNIPHISTGDMFRAAMKEGTQLGLKAKEYIDKGELVPDEVTIGIVRERLGKDDCKNGYLLDGFPRTVAQAEALEVITTELERTINYVIYIDVDTNSLMARLTGRRICKECGATYHVVFNPPSKEGKCDKCDGELYQRADDNEETVANRLEVNMKQTQPLLDFYEGKGYLQKINGDQDISKVFVDVDKLLGGIRK, encoded by the coding sequence CTGGTAAAGGCACACAAGCTGAACAAATTGTAGAAAAGTACAATATTCCTCACATTTCTACTGGCGATATGTTTCGCGCAGCAATGAAGGAAGGTACACAGCTCGGGTTGAAAGCGAAAGAATACATTGATAAAGGTGAACTCGTACCTGATGAAGTAACGATTGGTATTGTTCGTGAACGTTTAGGTAAAGATGATTGTAAAAATGGTTATTTGCTTGATGGTTTTCCCCGCACGGTAGCTCAAGCAGAGGCTCTTGAAGTAATCACTACTGAACTAGAACGTACTATTAATTACGTTATCTACATCGATGTTGATACAAACAGTTTAATGGCCCGTTTGACTGGTCGTCGTATTTGTAAGGAATGTGGTGCAACATATCATGTTGTATTCAATCCTCCTTCTAAGGAAGGTAAATGTGATAAATGCGATGGTGAACTTTATCAACGCGCTGATGATAACGAAGAAACTGTTGCTAACCGTCTCGAAGTTAATATGAAACAAACGCAACCACTGCTTGATTTCTATGAGGGTAAGGGATATCTTCAAAAGATCAATGGTGATCAAGATATCAGCAAAGTGTTTGTTGATGTTGATAAATTGCTTGGAGGCATCAGGAAATGA